A stretch of the Argentina anserina chromosome 6, drPotAnse1.1, whole genome shotgun sequence genome encodes the following:
- the LOC126799313 gene encoding transcription termination factor MTERF2, chloroplastic encodes MSSPKFLSIPTTLTLTINLSSSLNPPKTPPFFPNPSNPTLTLKLHLTQNPKNPFFHKPTKTHLHLHPPLLAGPPTAPPPPPEHPPEQVLAAQEAVLELLREFGVSEEEAVFVSLNCPRYLRMLVDGVVELDELGVWREEVVGFKEKVKCLAKEKGDDGKVAFLESVVGLSLSSAMNIARHSSAETLLGLIDKVKYVKEIFFSGSNDGGLIGKNARRMMIHLSIPIDEDLQQTLSFFEKIAARRGGLDMLGSEDATFRYLVESFPRVLLLSLEPRMTPVVEYLEIIGVHKEIMRSIFLLFPPVIFCNIKVIKSRVLALKEFGLEDNDVGRMLMKYPWILSTSIHDNFKEVLSFFDIEKVPRTSVGCAIRSWPHILGCSTSTLKVMVEQINELGITSKKLGQVISRSPQLLLRKPKEFLQVVSFMEGLGFDKETVGTIFGRCPELFAASIERTLRRKLDFLASIGVSKVHLPRVIKKYPELLVSDTDKTLLPRVKYLMKKGLSRRDIAFMVRRFSPLLGYSIEEVLRPKLEFLVNTMEKPITEVVEYPRYFSYSLEKKIKPRYFVLKGKNIECSLKDMLAKNDDEFAVEFMSAENMLATSAPPIDQ; translated from the exons ATGTCCTCCCCCAAATTCCTCTCAATCCCCACAACCCTCACCTTAACCATCAACTTATCCTCATCCCTAAACCCACCCAAAACCCCACCCTTCTTCCCAAACCCCTCAAACCCAACACTAACTCTCAAACTCCACCTTACCCAAAACCCCAAGAACCCATTTTTCCACAAACCCACCAAAACCCATCTCCACCTTCACCCTCCCCTGCTCGCCGGACCACCCACCGCCCCTCCGCCCCCGCCGGAGCACCCACCGGAGCAAGTCTTGGCTGCCCAAGAAGCTGTCTTGGAGCTTCTCCGGGAATTTGGGGTCTCTGAGGAGGAAGCAGTGTTTGTTTCGTTGAATTGTCCGAGGTATTTGAGGATGTTGGTGGATGGGGTTGTGGAGCTGGATGAGCTTGGGGTGTGGAGAGAGGAGGTTGTTGGGTTTAAAGAGAAGGTCAAGTGTTTGGCTAAGGAGAAAGGTGATGATGGAAAGGTTGCGTTTTTGGAGAGTGTGGTGGGGTTGAGTCTGTCTTCTGCTATGAATATTGCTAGGCATTCGTCGGCCGAGACATTGCTTGGGCTCATTGATAAG GTTAAGTATGTGAAGGAAATATTCTTTTCTGGCAGTAATGACGGGGGGCTAATTGGAAAGAATGCTCGCCGTATGATGATTCACCTATCAATTCCTATTGATGAAGACCTGCAACAAACCTTATCTTTCTTTGAAAAG ATTGCGGCAAGGCGTGGAGGTCTGGACATGTTGGGCTCAGAAGATGCTACTTTTCGTTATTTGGTTGAATCATTTCCACGTGTTCTATTGTTGTCCTTGGAGCCTCGCATGACACCTGTGGTTGAATATCTTGAAATTATCGGAGTTCACAAGGAAATCATGAGATCCATCTTTTTGTTATTTCCACCAGTTATATTTTGCAACATTAAAGTCATTAAGTCGAGAGTACTGGCTTTGAAGGAG TTTGGTTTGGAGGATAATGATGTTGGCAGAATGTTGATGAAATATCCATGGATTCTATCCACAAGCATTCACGATAACTTCAAAGAGGTTCTATCTTTTTTTGATATTGAAAAG GTCCCAAGAACGAGTGTTGGCTGTGCAATCAGAAGCTGGCCTCATATCTTGGGTTGTTCGACTAGCACTCTAAAAGTTATGGTTGAACAGATTAATGAATTGGGTATTACTAGCAAGAAATTGGGTCAGGTGATCTCTAGAAGTCCTCAGCTACTATTACGGAAACCTAAAGAATTTCTTCAG GTAGTATCATTTATGGAAGGTCTAGGATTCGATAAAGAAACTGTTGGGACCATATTTGGTCGTTGCCCTGAACTATTTGCTGCCAGCATCGAGAGAACGCTTAGGAGAAAGCTGGATTTTCTTGCAAGTATTGGTGTTTCCAAAGTCCATCTTCCTCGGGTTATCAAAAAGTATCCAGAGCTTCTTGTATCTGACACTGACAAAACTTTGCTTCCTCG GGTGAAGTACTTGATGAAGAAAGGGCTGTCACGGAGGGATATAGCGTTCATGGTGCGCAGATTTTCTCCTTTACTTGGATATAGCATTGAAGAGGTGTTGAGACCGAAGCTCGAGTTCCTCGTAAATACCATGGAGAAGCCAATCACAGAAGTGGTGGAATATCCGAGATACTTCAGTTATTCATTAGAAAAGAAGATAAAACCAAGGTATTTCGTGCTAAAGGGAAAGAATATCGAGTGTAGCTTAAAGGATATGTTGGCTAAAAACGATGACGAATTTGCTGTAGAATTTATGAGTGCCGAAAACATGCTTGCAACATCTGCTCCACCTATAGATCAATGA